The Mustela lutreola isolate mMusLut2 chromosome 3, mMusLut2.pri, whole genome shotgun sequence genome includes a region encoding these proteins:
- the GCA gene encoding grancalcin isoform X1 — MAYPGYGGAFGNFSGQMPGMQMQMGQPVPGTGPNLLPGGYPAYSDSYSSAGDPMWTYFTAVAGQDGEVDAEELQKCLTQSGINGAYSPFSLETCRIMIAMLDRDYTGKMGFNEFKELWAALNAWKQNFITIDQDQSGTVEHHELNQAIAAMGYRLSPQTLTTIVRRYSKNGRIFFDDYVACCVKLRALTDFFRRRDHLQQGVVNFIYDDFLQGTMAI; from the exons ATGGCCTACCCGGGATACGGAGGAGCG TTTGGAAATTTCAGTGGTCAGATGCCAGGAATGCAGATGCAGATGGGACAGCCAGTTCCAGGAACAGGGCCAAACCTGCTCCCTGGTGGATACCCAGCATATTCTGACAGTTATTCCTCAGCGGGAGACCCCATGTGGACATACTTCACTGCTGTTGCTGGACAG GATGGTGAAGTGGATGCTGAGGAACTTCAGAAATGTTTGACACAGTCTGGAATTAATGGAGCTTATTCTC cCTTCAGCTTGGAAACCTGCAGAATTATGATCGCCATGTTGGAT AGAGATTACACAGGAAAAATGGGATTTAATGAATTCAAGGAACTCTGGGCAGCTCTTAATGCTTGGAAGCAAAACTTCATAACTATTGATCAAGACCAGAGTGGCACAGTGGAACATCATGAATTGAATCAAGCCATTGCTGCTATGG GTTATAGGTTGAGTCCTCAAACACTAACTACTATAGTCAGACGGTACAGCAAGAATGGCCGAATCTTCTTTGATGATTATGTTGCTTGCTGTGTGAAGCTTCGAGCATTGACAG atttctTTAGGAGAAGAGACCACTTACAACAAGGAGTTGTGAATTTCATATATGATGAT TTTTTGCAGGGTACTATGGCAATTTGA
- the GCA gene encoding grancalcin isoform X2, with product MPGMQMQMGQPVPGTGPNLLPGGYPAYSDSYSSAGDPMWTYFTAVAGQDGEVDAEELQKCLTQSGINGAYSPFSLETCRIMIAMLDRDYTGKMGFNEFKELWAALNAWKQNFITIDQDQSGTVEHHELNQAIAAMGYRLSPQTLTTIVRRYSKNGRIFFDDYVACCVKLRALTDFFRRRDHLQQGVVNFIYDDFLQGTMAI from the exons ATGCCAGGAATGCAGATGCAGATGGGACAGCCAGTTCCAGGAACAGGGCCAAACCTGCTCCCTGGTGGATACCCAGCATATTCTGACAGTTATTCCTCAGCGGGAGACCCCATGTGGACATACTTCACTGCTGTTGCTGGACAG GATGGTGAAGTGGATGCTGAGGAACTTCAGAAATGTTTGACACAGTCTGGAATTAATGGAGCTTATTCTC cCTTCAGCTTGGAAACCTGCAGAATTATGATCGCCATGTTGGAT AGAGATTACACAGGAAAAATGGGATTTAATGAATTCAAGGAACTCTGGGCAGCTCTTAATGCTTGGAAGCAAAACTTCATAACTATTGATCAAGACCAGAGTGGCACAGTGGAACATCATGAATTGAATCAAGCCATTGCTGCTATGG GTTATAGGTTGAGTCCTCAAACACTAACTACTATAGTCAGACGGTACAGCAAGAATGGCCGAATCTTCTTTGATGATTATGTTGCTTGCTGTGTGAAGCTTCGAGCATTGACAG atttctTTAGGAGAAGAGACCACTTACAACAAGGAGTTGTGAATTTCATATATGATGAT TTTTTGCAGGGTACTATGGCAATTTGA